ACAGCTTGCTGAGCTGAAGCATGAGTGTGAAGCCAGGGGTCTGGACGTGAAGGGCAACAAATTGGAACTGATCACACGACTACAGGCTCATCTGGAGGAGCATGGTGAGCATGCAATAATGGATGGACTAAATACGTATTGGGTCAGGTTCCCAGACATGGGTAAAACCTAGTGCTGGCCTAAAAATATTCTCCATTTAGGTCCTGGAGTAAGGACTAGGCTTCACCAGCGTCAGTTAAACTGGCCAATGGAGTAGAAAGTGTGATAACTTGTTGACTTCTAGCCCCTACCCCTTGACACTCCTTTATATCTAAAAGGTGTGAGTAATATGGCAAGAATTACACCTAGCCTATGAATGGGCAAAGTGACACATATGCTTAAATTTATGattcttaaaaatatatatataaatatatatttttaacagaGGATGACATGGGCCTAAATGAAGATGATGTTCTGGGAGAAGAGCCAGAGGTAAGCCTGGTTTTAAAACGGTATGGCAGCAATGGCACTAAATGTATGGATTAGGTGAGTACCACCATGTCCAGTATAAAGTCACTTTGTACATGCTGCAATTGCTTAGGTGAAATATGACATGAAAATAAATGTATAATTGTAGGAGCATTTCTTGATGATTCTTTGTGCTTTTAAAAATGTAGTACCTCTCGAAAGATGCGGATGCCGTCACTGGGGATAACGACGAGAAACCAGTAGCGGTGTCTGAGTACGTTTTTCATTTTATGTTAACACGCATTGAAGACGGACATTTTCTTTGCATGATTTTTCTGACGATCTGATGCACCTAATTATTGAAATATGTTCCGTGTGATTTGAATGTTTTTTTCAGGGCGGCTGAAAAGAAAGTGGTAAAAATCACACCTCCAGTGTCTGTGGACGAGGTAATGGGATGCTTGTTGCACTCTTTCACCAGTCACGACGGGTCTTCGATGCAATGATGGTTTGCTAACCTTCTCATGAACATATTTTTAATCCCGTATTCAGAGGTTACAGAAAAGAGCAGACCGCTTCAATGTCCCTGCCTTAGCTGACAGCAAGAAGGCCATACGTGCTGCCCGGTCAGTACCCAACCATTCTCACAAATCTATAGACTAACTATCTCATGCATTGCTAATTGCCTTTTGATTGAGCGTATCTATGAAACTATATATTAAAGTTGATTAAATATGTCTTGCGTTCAGGTTTGGTTTGCCCGTTGCTGCACCTCCAACTTCCACCACAGGTCGGTCTCAATCTTCCAGTCTTTTCATGTTGAGGTTTTAATGTTATTTTTCCACCTGTAGTCAATTTACTAAACAAGGTTGAAGAACATCATTTATCACACGTAATGGTAGGGAAACTGTTCAACTGCATTGGCTCTCTGGTATTAATcagtgttttttttctcttttctttctaTCATAGGTGTAACTGTGAATAAATCCACTGCAAGTAATCCACATATGATGAGCAGTCAACTCTCCTCATTTCATTAATATGACTATTACTGTGACTCAGAAGATTTCATGAATTAATTCTCTCACTCTGTGTTCTGAGTAGCCAGTCAGCGTTGAACAGCTAAAAAAGCGAGCTGAACGATTTGGCGGGAACGTTTCTTCAGTCTCCAAGAAGGTGAGCTCATAGAGATGGGCCAGTTTCTAGATTAGACTATAAGGCATCCTGAAAGTTGAAAGAAATGCTGAATTGAAACCTCAAGGTTATACTTTAGCATTTTTTATTTAGGCTAAGCCACCTCCATGTTACAGTTTTAAGACCATATTTGTGTGTTCCAGGTTGAGGAAGATGAGAAGCTGAAGAAGCGGAAAGAAAGATTTGGGATCCTCACTGGTGCTGTCGCAACTGACATTGAGGTTTTCAGATTCTATTTATTATCGATACCGGTACAGCTCATTCAaaatatttagaccccttgactttttccacattatattacagccttattctaaaatggattaaataaaacattttcctcatcaatctacacaatatcccataatgacaaagcgaaaacaggtttctagaaatgtatttaaaatataccagataccttatttacataagtattcagaccctttgctatgagacttgaaattgagctcaggtgcatcctttttccattgatcatccttgagatgtttctacaactttattggactccacctgtggtaaagtttggaaaggcacacctgttgtcagcgcaaaaaccaagccatgaggtcgagggaattgtctgtagagctccgagacaggattatgtcaaggcacagatctgggaaagagtaccaaaacatttttgctGGTCCCCAAGCACgcagtggcctccgtcattcttaaatggaataagtttggaaccaccaagacttgcttgggcggccagctctagcaaaactgagcaattgggggagaagggccttggtcagggtggtgaccaagaacccatggtcactctaacagagttcctctgtagagatgggagaaccttccagaaggacaaccatcactgcagcactccagaaatcaggtctttatggtagtgaCCAGACagcagccactcctcagtaaaaggcacat
The sequence above is a segment of the Oncorhynchus nerka isolate Pitt River linkage group LG20, Oner_Uvic_2.0, whole genome shotgun sequence genome. Coding sequences within it:
- the LOC115101694 gene encoding SAP domain-containing ribonucleoprotein-like, translating into MAEIGELQKLKLAELKHECEARGLDVKGNKLELITRLQAHLEEHEDDMGLNEDDVLGEEPEYLSKDADAVTGDNDEKPVAVSEAAEKKVVKITPPVSVDERLQKRADRFNVPALADSKKAIRAARFGLPVAAPPTSTTGVTVNKSTAISVEQLKKRAERFGGNVSSVSKKVEEDEKLKKRKERFGILTGAVATDIEAKKQKRSERFGNVTV